The window CTCGGCGGTCTCGGGTCGCTCGCCGGCGCGGTGATCGGCGGCTTCGTGCTCGGCATCCTGGAGGCGTTCGGCATCCACTTCTTCGGCGACACCGCGCGCGAGATCGTGGTCTTCGTCATCCTGATCGTGGTGCTCATCGTGCGCCCGGGCGGCCTGCTCGGCAAGGTTCCGCTGATCTCGACGGAGCCACTGACCGGCACGTTCCTCGGCAAGGGGCGCCCGATCCGCATCCCGCGCTGGGTGTGGCTCGTGGCCTTCGTGGTCGCGGGCGTCGCCGTCCCGCTGTTCGGGAACGGCTACCTGCTGACCACCGGGACGCAGGTGCTCATCTACGCGATCATCGCCGCGGGCTTCACGGTCACCGCCGGACAGGCGGGCGTGCTCGCTCTCGGACAGGCGGGCCCGATCGCGATCGGCGCGTACGCGTCGGCGCTGCTCACCCTGTACGTGCACGTCCCGTTCTGGGTCGCGCTCCCGCTGGCGGGCATCGCGGCGGCGGTCGTCGCGTCCATCCTCGCCTCGCCGATCTGGGGCGTGAAGGGCCACTACATCTCGATCGCGACGCTCGGTCTCGGCATCGCCATCGTCGCCGTGATCCAGCTGGTGCTACCGCAGGGGCTCTACAACATCCCGGTCCCGGAGTGGTTCGGGACGCCGCTGAACACCCCGCAGGCGTACTACCTGATCGACTTCGTGGTGCTGGCGTTCACGCTGCTCGTCATGTGGCGGCTGCGCTCGTCGCACCTCGGGAAGGTCATCTCGTCGGTGGGCTCCGACGAGGTCGCGGCGCTGGCGTCCGGCGTCCGCGGGCGCAACTACAAGGCGCTCGCCTTCGCGGTCTCCGGCTTCTTCGCCGGGATCGGCGGTTCGCTGCTCGCCCACCAGTACACGTACATCGACCCGACGATCTTCACCATGCTGATGTCGCTGCTGGTCGTGACCATCGTCATCCTGGGCGGCATCAACCTTCCGTACGGCGCCGTCGTCGGCGCCATCGTGCTGATCGGTGCGATGGAGCTGCTCCGGTTCACGCCGGAGCTGCGCATCATCGT is drawn from Leifsonia shinshuensis and contains these coding sequences:
- a CDS encoding ABC transporter permease, whose amino-acid sequence is MLDTLIAGLLRGNVYALGAVGISLVFGVMNVVNFAQFSFFGLGAMLSWFFIVKLGLPFWLALVAVLVVCGLLGLLINVTVVRPLAKFLPLAAMLSTYAISLILDNASQIAFTAQFRVFPDVLPTSNLHIGNMRFGTSDLVMLGTTAVIMVVMTLFLKYGKIGRAIRATAQDQEAALQMGIPVGQVQHVSFVIASALGGLAGVFIALYVGVANPNSGLDVGLTAFVAATLGGLGSLAGAVIGGFVLGILEAFGIHFFGDTAREIVVFVILIVVLIVRPGGLLGKVPLISTEPLTGTFLGKGRPIRIPRWVWLVAFVVAGVAVPLFGNGYLLTTGTQVLIYAIIAAGFTVTAGQAGVLALGQAGPIAIGAYASALLTLYVHVPFWVALPLAGIAAAVVASILASPIWGVKGHYISIATLGLGIAIVAVIQLVLPQGLYNIPVPEWFGTPLNTPQAYYLIDFVVLAFTLLVMWRLRSSHLGKVISSVGSDEVAALASGVRGRNYKALAFAVSGFFAGIGGSLLAHQYTYIDPTIFTMLMSLLVVTIVILGGINLPYGAVVGAIVLIGAMELLRFTPELRIIVYGLVLILVVRFRPGGVLVRNA